The Leadbettera azotonutricia ZAS-9 genome has a window encoding:
- the fucU gene encoding L-fucose mutarotase: protein MLIGISPVISPELLDALFRMGHGDELVLADAFFPGDSCNSRVIRADGIRVPALLEGILKLINLDYAVDYPVIMMAAHGSDSLDPAVEISYRRVVDKIWPGTPATERIERFAFYERTKKAYAVVMTGETVKYGNIILKKGVIPVK from the coding sequence ATGCTAATTGGTATATCTCCGGTTATCAGTCCGGAGCTTTTGGATGCCCTGTTCCGCATGGGCCATGGGGACGAACTAGTCCTGGCGGATGCTTTTTTCCCTGGCGATTCCTGCAATTCCCGGGTGATCCGCGCCGATGGCATCAGGGTACCCGCTCTTTTGGAGGGAATCCTCAAACTCATCAACCTGGATTATGCTGTTGACTATCCAGTGATAATGATGGCTGCCCATGGTTCCGATAGCCTTGACCCGGCTGTAGAAATTTCTTACCGGAGGGTTGTTGACAAAATATGGCCCGGAACCCCTGCAACAGAACGCATTGAACGCTTTGCCTTCTATGAAAGAACCAAGAAAGCCTATGCGGTAGTTATGACCGGTGAAACCGTAAAATATGGAAACATCATCCTGAAAAAGGGTGTTATTCCCGTAAAATAA
- a CDS encoding TolB family protein: MQVLKQSRPREDRGVFSILETLDVDTGKRTVLKEFDDTMEAPNWAKDGKYLIYNRNGKIYRYELAAGNITEIYTGAITDCNNDHVLSPDGKSIAVSHGTFEDGLSRIYTLPLSGGEPALITPIAPSYLHGWSPDGKTLAYCAERNGQYDIYTIPVWGGRERQITNEKSLDDGPEYSPDGKHIWFNSTRTGLMQLWRMEADGSNPVQMTHDENANSWFGHVSPDGKRIAYISYRKGDVEPDKHPPNKDVELRLMNASGGDYKTIAKFFGGQGTINVNSWSPDNKTIAFVSYRLK; encoded by the coding sequence ATGCAGGTACTTAAGCAGTCCCGCCCCAGGGAAGACAGGGGCGTATTCAGCATACTCGAAACCCTGGATGTGGATACAGGCAAAAGAACGGTTTTGAAGGAATTTGACGATACCATGGAAGCCCCCAACTGGGCAAAAGACGGCAAATATCTCATTTATAACCGCAACGGCAAAATCTACCGTTACGAGCTTGCTGCCGGGAATATCACCGAAATTTATACAGGGGCTATTACGGACTGCAACAACGACCACGTGCTTTCACCCGACGGCAAGTCCATTGCGGTAAGCCACGGCACTTTCGAAGACGGCCTTTCGCGCATCTACACCCTGCCCCTTTCGGGCGGGGAGCCCGCGCTCATCACCCCTATTGCCCCAAGCTACCTCCACGGCTGGTCGCCCGATGGCAAGACCCTTGCCTACTGCGCCGAAAGGAACGGCCAATACGACATTTACACCATCCCGGTTTGGGGAGGCAGGGAAAGACAGATCACCAACGAAAAAAGCCTCGATGATGGACCTGAATACAGCCCCGATGGCAAGCATATTTGGTTCAATTCCACCCGCACAGGGCTCATGCAGCTTTGGCGCATGGAAGCGGACGGCTCAAACCCCGTCCAGATGACCCACGACGAAAATGCCAATTCCTGGTTTGGCCATGTATCCCCCGACGGGAAACGCATAGCCTACATCTCCTACCGCAAGGGCGATGTTGAACCCGACAAGCATCCGCCCAACAAAGACGTGGAACTACGGCTCATGAACGCATCGGGCGGGGACTATAAAACCATTGCAAAGTTTTTCGGAGGGCAGGGGACTATCAATGTCAACTCCTGGTCCCCTGACAATAAAACCATAGCATTTGTATCCTATCGTTTAAAATAA
- the putP gene encoding sodium/proline symporter PutP, which translates to MNTGNVQTLIGMGGYLVVMIVIGLWYARRSNSNPEEYFLGKRGLGPWVAAMSAEASDMSGWLLMGLPGVAYFTGMGEAFWTALGLFIGTWINWAVVAKRLRGYSQIANNSITLPDFFSNRYHDKKRILMSIAAIIIIVFFSIYASAQFVTFGKLFGYVFGTDNLYTAMVILGAALVMIYTLLGGFLAESMTDLIQSFMMIGALLLVLIFGFAYAGGFSAVAENLKSFPRFTDIFGIATPAVENGVQKVINGVPQFGPGANYGFLTIISTLAWGLGYFGMPHVLVRFMAIKKTSMIRQSRAMAVIWCFIAQAAAVLIGIMGRAYLPGLLTTASSAENIFLHLSQNFFPPLVAGLVISGILAASMSSSDSYMLIASSAVANDLVKGLIKKDASEAFVMWVARITMLAVTVFGVVLALSGNQSIFRVVSYAWAGFGAAFGPLVLFSLFWKRTTFPAAVAGMVTGGAMVLIWKNFIAKLGGVFNVYELLPAFVLSCLVIWIVSLLTQKPDASIEAEFEKARTAEF; encoded by the coding sequence ATGAACACAGGCAATGTACAGACTTTGATCGGAATGGGCGGTTACCTGGTGGTGATGATTGTCATCGGCCTCTGGTACGCGCGGCGGAGCAACAGCAACCCCGAGGAATACTTCCTGGGCAAACGGGGCCTTGGGCCCTGGGTAGCGGCCATGAGCGCCGAGGCCTCGGATATGTCCGGTTGGCTCCTCATGGGGCTTCCGGGTGTGGCCTACTTTACCGGTATGGGCGAAGCCTTTTGGACCGCCCTGGGCCTTTTTATCGGAACCTGGATCAACTGGGCCGTAGTCGCCAAGCGGCTCCGGGGCTATTCCCAGATAGCCAATAATTCCATCACCCTCCCTGACTTTTTCAGCAACCGCTATCACGATAAAAAACGTATTCTTATGTCGATTGCCGCAATTATCATCATTGTATTCTTCTCGATTTACGCCAGCGCCCAATTTGTTACCTTTGGCAAGCTCTTTGGCTATGTCTTTGGGACTGACAACCTGTACACCGCCATGGTGATCCTCGGGGCTGCCCTGGTCATGATCTATACCCTCCTGGGCGGCTTCCTTGCGGAAAGCATGACCGACCTTATTCAGAGTTTTATGATGATTGGCGCCCTGTTGCTGGTATTGATTTTCGGTTTCGCCTATGCAGGCGGTTTTAGCGCTGTGGCTGAAAACTTAAAGAGTTTCCCCCGCTTCACCGATATTTTCGGCATCGCCACCCCTGCTGTTGAAAACGGTGTTCAGAAAGTGATTAACGGTGTTCCCCAGTTCGGCCCCGGCGCCAACTACGGCTTTCTGACCATTATCAGCACCCTGGCTTGGGGTCTTGGTTATTTCGGCATGCCCCATGTACTGGTACGCTTTATGGCCATCAAGAAAACATCGATGATCAGGCAGTCACGGGCTATGGCGGTTATCTGGTGCTTTATCGCCCAGGCTGCTGCAGTCCTCATCGGAATCATGGGCCGCGCTTACCTTCCCGGCCTCCTCACTACCGCCAGTTCCGCAGAGAATATTTTTCTCCACCTGTCCCAGAACTTCTTCCCGCCCCTCGTCGCGGGCCTTGTGATTTCAGGCATCCTCGCGGCGTCCATGAGCTCTTCGGACTCCTATATGCTCATCGCTTCTTCGGCAGTAGCCAATGACCTCGTGAAGGGCCTCATCAAGAAAGACGCCAGCGAAGCCTTTGTCATGTGGGTCGCCCGCATTACCATGCTCGCCGTAACGGTCTTCGGTGTAGTCCTTGCCCTGTCGGGGAACCAGTCCATATTCCGGGTGGTCTCTTACGCATGGGCAGGTTTCGGCGCAGCCTTCGGGCCCCTTGTGCTGTTCTCCCTCTTCTGGAAGCGTACCACCTTCCCCGCCGCGGTCGCCGGCATGGTAACAGGCGGCGCCATGGTGCTGATTTGGAAGAACTTCATCGCCAAACTCGGCGGGGTCTTTAACGTGTACGAATTGCTCCCGGCCTTTGTACTCTCCTGCCTTGTGATCTGGATCGTGAGCCTCCTTACCCAAAAGCCCGACGCCAGCATTGAGGCCGAGTTTGAAAAGGCGAGAACTGCGGAGTTCTGA
- a CDS encoding MalY/PatB family protein has product MNFDFDRIIDRHGTLATKWDDLDRGHDKAEPIPLWVADMDFPSPPEVTQALLNRAGHPVYGYSMIPVSYYETLVAWYKTQYQTELSRHDFILSRGVVPALGTAVNTWSKAGEGVLILTPIYPPFFEVIRRSGRVAVEAPMKLNDTGRYSFDSADLEKALANAENRGIHVSLMLFCSPHNPGGAVWHRAELESILAFAQKHGIVVAADEIHADFVYTPRSFCSLAAFPDHASRVVVISSANKTFNLGGLHASHFVVRDNALKVQLKRSLEAEWSGAPDIFSFAAAEAAYKHGAEWIFALKAYILRNIEITVKRIAAECPGLKAYKPEGTYLVWANASEHIAKLNLKDDVELVKHLEISGRVKATPGSIFGSEGRGFIRINAACPRSQLEKGLDRMAYFFSNKRDASSLT; this is encoded by the coding sequence ATGAATTTTGATTTTGATCGCATCATAGACCGGCACGGGACTCTCGCGACCAAGTGGGACGATCTGGACAGGGGCCATGACAAGGCTGAACCCATCCCCCTTTGGGTGGCGGATATGGATTTTCCTTCGCCTCCCGAGGTTACCCAGGCCCTGCTTAACCGGGCCGGCCATCCGGTTTACGGCTATTCCATGATCCCCGTCTCTTATTATGAAACCCTGGTAGCCTGGTATAAAACCCAGTACCAGACAGAGCTCTCCCGGCACGATTTTATTTTGAGCCGGGGCGTTGTCCCCGCCCTGGGAACAGCGGTCAACACCTGGAGCAAGGCCGGCGAGGGGGTGCTCATCCTCACCCCGATATATCCCCCTTTTTTTGAAGTGATACGCAGGAGCGGCAGGGTTGCTGTCGAAGCGCCCATGAAGCTGAACGATACAGGGCGCTATAGCTTTGATAGTGCGGATTTGGAAAAAGCCCTTGCAAATGCTGAAAACAGGGGCATTCATGTATCCCTCATGCTTTTTTGTTCCCCCCATAATCCCGGCGGCGCTGTTTGGCACAGGGCAGAACTTGAAAGCATTTTGGCCTTCGCCCAAAAGCATGGCATTGTTGTGGCGGCCGACGAGATCCATGCCGACTTTGTCTATACTCCGAGGAGTTTTTGCTCCCTTGCGGCTTTCCCTGATCATGCATCCCGTGTTGTGGTAATATCCAGCGCCAACAAAACCTTCAACCTTGGGGGCCTTCACGCTTCCCATTTCGTGGTTCGGGATAATGCGCTCAAGGTTCAATTAAAGAGATCCCTGGAAGCCGAATGGTCCGGGGCGCCTGATATATTTTCGTTTGCCGCCGCCGAAGCTGCCTATAAGCATGGGGCCGAATGGATCTTCGCATTAAAGGCATATATACTGCGCAACATTGAAATAACCGTTAAGCGTATTGCTGCGGAATGTCCGGGGCTTAAGGCTTATAAACCCGAAGGTACCTACCTTGTCTGGGCAAATGCATCTGAACATATCGCAAAGCTGAATCTCAAGGATGATGTTGAACTGGTCAAGCATCTTGAAATTTCAGGCCGCGTCAAGGCAACCCCCGGCAGTATCTTCGGCAGCGAAGGCAGGGGTTTTATCAGAATCAATGCCGCCTGTCCCCGTTCGCAGCTCGAAAAGGGCCTTGACCGTATGGCCTATTTTTTCTCGAACAAACGGGACGCTTCTTCCCTTACCTGA
- a CDS encoding PaaI family thioesterase: MEIDIEKIRAFFKADRFAMGAGIAIDSVSPDRVECSMEINESHKNAGGGVQGGAIFTLADLAFAVHSNWELACGADTGITVGQSCSISFLKAVKGKKLIAESACLSRGRNICVYRITIRDDLGNLIAEMHGNGFTKGVPH; the protein is encoded by the coding sequence ATGGAAATTGATATTGAAAAAATCCGCGCCTTTTTCAAAGCCGACCGTTTTGCCATGGGCGCAGGCATCGCCATAGATTCTGTAAGCCCCGACAGGGTGGAATGCAGCATGGAAATTAATGAATCCCACAAAAACGCAGGCGGGGGCGTGCAGGGCGGCGCCATCTTTACCCTGGCTGATCTGGCCTTTGCGGTTCATTCAAACTGGGAGCTGGCCTGCGGGGCCGACACAGGAATCACTGTGGGGCAGTCGTGCAGCATTTCCTTCCTTAAAGCGGTGAAGGGCAAAAAGCTTATCGCAGAATCCGCCTGCCTTTCCCGGGGCAGGAATATCTGCGTGTACCGGATTACCATCAGGGACGATCTGGGCAATCTTATCGCCGAGATGCATGGGAATGGGTTTACCAAGGGTGTACCGCATTAA
- a CDS encoding L-fucose isomerase gives MADLSSLKVTAPVNRYRGALPKIGIRPTIDGRRRGVRESLEEPTMNMAKAAAKLISENLRHPNGQPIECVIADSCIGGVAEAAACQDKFSRENVGVTLTVTPCWCYGSETMDMDPATIKAVWGFNGTDRPGAVYLAAVLAAHSQKGLPAFGIYGRDVMDMADITKVPQDVQDKILRFAKAALAAVWMRGKSYLSIGSVAMGIAGSISNADFFQEYLGMRNEYVDMSELVRRFDEKIYSDAEYKRALEWVKKNCKEGPDNNPPKEQHSRRRKDEVWKTVVKMAIIVRDLMIGNPDLKRKGLIEESLGHNAILAGFQGQRQWTDHFPNGDFMEVILNSSFDWNGIRSPYVVATENDGLNGVSMLFGYLLTGCAQVFADVRTYWSPDAIQRVTGWKPEGLAANGLIHLINSGSAALDGIGKQKINGKPAWKPFWEITPEEAGACLDSVSWRYGSLGYFRGGGYSSDFLSEGGMPVTMTRLNLVKGLGPVLQIAEGHTASVPENVHDKLDARTDPTWPTTWFAPRITGEGPFKDVYTVMAKWGANHGAVSYGHIGADLITLASILRIPVCMHNVELDKIYRPSYWNSFGMDAESADYRACDALGPLFK, from the coding sequence ATGGCTGATCTTTCCAGTCTCAAAGTGACCGCTCCGGTAAATCGCTATCGGGGGGCTCTGCCCAAAATCGGGATTCGTCCCACCATTGACGGACGCCGCCGGGGGGTCCGCGAATCCCTTGAAGAGCCGACCATGAATATGGCCAAGGCCGCCGCCAAGCTCATCAGCGAAAACCTGCGCCACCCGAACGGCCAGCCTATTGAATGTGTAATCGCCGATTCCTGTATAGGCGGAGTGGCCGAAGCCGCTGCCTGTCAGGACAAATTCTCCCGCGAGAACGTGGGCGTTACCCTCACGGTTACCCCCTGCTGGTGTTATGGTTCAGAAACCATGGACATGGACCCCGCTACCATCAAGGCTGTGTGGGGCTTCAACGGGACCGACAGGCCCGGCGCGGTTTACCTCGCCGCAGTTCTGGCCGCCCATTCCCAGAAGGGCCTCCCCGCCTTCGGCATCTACGGCCGCGATGTTATGGATATGGCGGACATCACCAAGGTGCCCCAGGATGTGCAGGACAAGATCCTCCGCTTTGCCAAGGCCGCCCTGGCCGCCGTGTGGATGAGGGGCAAGAGCTACCTTTCCATCGGTTCAGTCGCCATGGGTATTGCCGGTTCCATCTCCAACGCCGACTTCTTCCAGGAATACCTGGGGATGAGGAACGAATACGTGGATATGTCCGAACTGGTACGCCGCTTCGATGAAAAGATCTATTCCGATGCCGAATACAAGCGGGCCCTGGAATGGGTCAAAAAGAACTGCAAGGAAGGCCCGGACAACAATCCGCCCAAAGAACAGCACAGCCGCCGCCGCAAGGACGAAGTCTGGAAGACGGTGGTCAAAATGGCCATCATAGTCAGGGATCTCATGATCGGCAATCCCGACCTCAAGAGGAAGGGCCTGATCGAAGAATCCCTGGGCCACAACGCCATACTTGCAGGCTTCCAGGGCCAGCGCCAATGGACCGATCACTTCCCCAACGGCGACTTTATGGAAGTGATACTCAATTCTTCCTTTGACTGGAACGGCATACGTTCCCCCTACGTCGTGGCTACCGAAAACGACGGCCTCAACGGCGTCTCCATGCTCTTCGGCTACCTCCTCACGGGCTGCGCCCAGGTCTTTGCCGATGTGCGCACCTACTGGAGCCCCGACGCCATACAGCGGGTCACCGGCTGGAAGCCCGAAGGCCTTGCCGCCAACGGCCTTATCCACCTTATCAATTCAGGTTCTGCCGCTCTGGACGGCATAGGCAAGCAGAAAATCAACGGCAAACCCGCCTGGAAGCCCTTCTGGGAAATCACCCCCGAAGAAGCCGGCGCCTGCCTTGACTCGGTAAGCTGGCGCTACGGCAGCCTCGGCTACTTCAGAGGCGGCGGCTACTCCTCCGACTTCCTCTCCGAAGGCGGAATGCCCGTCACCATGACCCGCCTCAATCTGGTCAAGGGCCTCGGCCCCGTCCTCCAGATCGCCGAAGGCCACACCGCCTCGGTCCCCGAAAATGTCCACGACAAGCTCGACGCCCGCACCGATCCCACCTGGCCCACCACCTGGTTTGCCCCGAGGATCACCGGCGAAGGCCCCTTCAAGGATGTGTACACGGTCATGGCAAAATGGGGCGCCAACCACGGCGCAGTCTCCTACGGCCACATAGGCGCCGACCTCATCACCCTGGCGAGCATACTCCGCATCCCGGTCTGCATGCACAACGTCGAGCTTGATAAGATCTACCGCCCCAGCTACTGGAACAGCTTCGGCATGGACGCTGAAAGCGCCGACTACCGCGCCTGTGACGCTCTGGGTCCCCTGTTTAAGTAA
- a CDS encoding DUF6657 family protein, which translates to MGRIKSALEIALEKTESVKSDKGSISQFEAKQKGKRLGNSFLSGEVKSLEDEFKKAPKDEQASLKQGAFEVLLAQLTLPASEEDLPRIETVGKGLEAVLKDNKFSAFFKQLSQALKQFLDETAQYEEAIKRQYAPKLKQKEEELSRRMGRQIQLDPFQDPEFVAFYNQNMNQLKANYQAAVDQVREEASRLFEKK; encoded by the coding sequence ATGGGAAGAATCAAGAGCGCGCTGGAAATAGCCCTGGAAAAGACTGAATCAGTCAAAAGCGATAAGGGCAGCATAAGCCAATTTGAAGCAAAACAGAAGGGAAAACGCCTGGGCAATTCCTTTCTCTCCGGGGAAGTAAAGTCCCTTGAAGACGAGTTTAAAAAAGCTCCAAAAGATGAACAGGCAAGCCTCAAGCAGGGCGCTTTCGAAGTGCTGCTGGCCCAGCTAACTCTCCCTGCTTCGGAAGAGGATTTACCCCGCATCGAAACCGTGGGCAAGGGACTTGAAGCGGTGCTGAAAGACAACAAATTCAGCGCTTTCTTCAAGCAGCTTTCCCAGGCCTTGAAACAGTTCCTGGACGAAACCGCCCAATACGAAGAGGCCATCAAAAGGCAGTACGCCCCAAAACTGAAACAAAAAGAAGAAGAGCTTTCCCGCCGCATGGGGAGGCAGATTCAGCTTGATCCTTTCCAGGATCCTGAATTCGTCGCCTTCTACAACCAGAACATGAACCAGCTCAAGGCCAACTACCAGGCGGCAGTGGATCAGGTAAGGGAAGAAGCGTCCCGTTTGTTCGAGAAAAAATAG
- a CDS encoding CapA family protein: MRAGIIRICVIFPFILLSCKARPVLDFLALEGGADFEPERALVEEALKDASALESLGLRLFDPETTGQGKKKNEPGIIISFHSSWEFEKAWGDLLLSRSWYTPREHCLAGRRDTSLEACIEGRETLIPLEGLEPPCIALKVGGLAIGDENYPLVKTVGIAIKEVGSGKVAQRRLEKIPGLENLLREKIKPLGEKPDLVWIAAAGDMMLGRGAQDILFREGARGVFGKTGEILAKSDIRLVNFEGTLTSRNNKAEKTFTFSFNPKIAVALKDAGIDAVLFANNHAFDFGREGFLETLSHLENAGIVSLGAGRNQAAAAEPWVFRKGNFTARVFGLASFYKEVSGWDGMDAVAGQERAGFLHASRGGGELIKPRFSQDDGLDIVLVHGGDEWSAGPDRKTRLLFSDLVNSGADLVIGSHPHIVQGFEWIEGKPVFWSLGNFVFAGMENTGGGDRGLLVSLGYWGSRLVYLEPHALALSGPKTEIAGEEGLAVFYERSRELYRSGEYANMETGDEE, translated from the coding sequence ATGCGGGCCGGGATCATCCGTATTTGCGTCATCTTTCCTTTTATCCTCTTGTCCTGCAAGGCCCGGCCGGTTTTGGATTTTTTGGCATTGGAGGGGGGCGCGGATTTTGAGCCTGAGCGGGCTCTTGTTGAGGAAGCGCTTAAGGATGCGTCCGCGCTCGAAAGCCTGGGCCTGCGCCTTTTTGACCCGGAGACCACCGGGCAGGGCAAAAAGAAAAATGAGCCCGGCATTATTATCAGTTTTCACTCTTCCTGGGAATTTGAAAAAGCCTGGGGCGATCTGCTCCTTTCCCGCAGCTGGTATACCCCCAGGGAACATTGCCTTGCGGGCAGGCGCGATACGAGTTTAGAAGCTTGCATTGAGGGCAGGGAAACGCTTATCCCCCTGGAAGGGCTTGAGCCCCCTTGCATTGCCTTGAAGGTGGGGGGGCTGGCCATAGGGGACGAAAACTACCCCCTGGTAAAAACTGTGGGGATCGCCATTAAAGAAGTCGGCAGCGGGAAGGTTGCCCAAAGACGGCTGGAGAAGATCCCCGGCCTTGAAAATCTTCTCCGCGAAAAAATCAAACCCCTGGGGGAGAAGCCCGATCTGGTTTGGATAGCTGCTGCAGGGGATATGATGCTGGGGCGGGGTGCCCAGGATATTTTGTTTAGAGAAGGGGCCCGGGGTGTTTTTGGAAAGACTGGAGAAATCCTTGCAAAATCCGATATAAGGCTTGTGAATTTTGAAGGCACTCTGACAAGCCGCAATAACAAGGCGGAAAAAACTTTTACGTTTAGTTTTAATCCCAAAATAGCAGTGGCGCTTAAAGATGCCGGCATTGACGCTGTGCTTTTTGCCAATAACCATGCCTTTGATTTCGGCAGGGAAGGTTTTTTGGAGACCCTCTCCCATTTAGAGAATGCCGGCATTGTATCCCTCGGCGCAGGACGCAATCAGGCTGCCGCAGCGGAGCCATGGGTTTTTCGCAAGGGTAATTTTACGGCAAGAGTCTTTGGCCTCGCTTCCTTCTATAAGGAAGTTTCCGGCTGGGACGGCATGGATGCGGTTGCAGGCCAGGAGCGGGCAGGCTTTCTTCATGCTTCGAGAGGGGGAGGGGAGCTTATAAAGCCTCGCTTTTCACAGGATGATGGGCTGGATATAGTCCTTGTCCATGGCGGGGATGAATGGTCCGCTGGCCCTGACAGGAAGACGAGGCTTCTTTTTTCCGATCTTGTAAACAGCGGTGCGGATCTTGTCATTGGATCGCACCCCCATATTGTCCAGGGTTTTGAATGGATTGAGGGAAAGCCTGTTTTTTGGTCTTTGGGGAATTTTGTTTTTGCCGGCATGGAAAATACCGGGGGAGGGGATAGAGGGCTCCTTGTCTCCCTGGGCTATTGGGGTTCCCGCCTGGTTTACCTTGAACCCCATGCCCTTGCCCTGTCGGGGCCGAAAACTGAAATCGCAGGGGAGGAAGGCCTGGCAGTTTTTTATGAGCGTTCCCGTGAGCTGTACCGTTCCGGTGAATATGCTAATATGGAAACAGGAGACGAAGAATGA
- a CDS encoding alpha-hydroxy acid oxidase, translating into MGDVFNAGDSAKITRDYLDSILVEMRHIDGVLPSTKLELYGETFSTPVMFAALSHLDSTRPNGMVESAKGIKAAGAVMWAGMGSEAELEAITATGARTIKIIKPYADNKDIFKKIEQAEKCGCLAVGIDTDHAFDKKGRYDVVHDLPMRPKSLEEIREFVKATKLPFIIKGVLSEQDAYKCLNAGVRGIVVSHHHGHIDYSLPPLRILPRIAKIVNKQIPIFVDCSIDRGMDVFKALALGATAASVGRAIMPALKDEGAAGVQKKIEEMTAELAGAMAATCSADISHIDSSVLWGK; encoded by the coding sequence ATGGGCGATGTGTTTAATGCTGGGGATTCGGCGAAAATAACTCGGGATTATCTGGATTCTATTCTGGTGGAGATGCGCCATATCGACGGGGTATTGCCTTCCACAAAACTGGAATTGTACGGGGAAACTTTTAGCACCCCCGTAATGTTTGCAGCCCTGTCCCATCTGGACAGTACCCGGCCTAACGGGATGGTGGAATCCGCCAAGGGAATAAAGGCCGCCGGGGCGGTCATGTGGGCCGGTATGGGGAGCGAAGCGGAACTTGAAGCCATCACGGCTACGGGCGCGCGGACCATCAAAATCATAAAACCCTACGCCGATAACAAGGACATCTTTAAGAAAATCGAACAGGCGGAAAAGTGCGGCTGCCTGGCGGTGGGCATAGACACAGATCATGCCTTTGACAAAAAGGGCCGGTATGACGTGGTTCACGATCTGCCCATGAGGCCCAAGTCCCTGGAGGAGATTCGTGAATTCGTGAAGGCAACAAAACTGCCCTTTATCATCAAGGGCGTTTTGAGCGAACAGGACGCCTACAAGTGCCTTAACGCCGGGGTCCGGGGCATCGTGGTCAGCCACCACCATGGGCATATCGACTATTCCCTGCCGCCCCTGCGCATACTCCCCAGGATCGCAAAAATCGTGAATAAACAGATCCCCATCTTTGTGGATTGCAGCATAGACCGGGGCATGGACGTGTTTAAGGCCCTGGCCCTGGGGGCGACAGCGGCGTCCGTAGGCCGGGCCATTATGCCGGCCCTGAAAGACGAGGGCGCCGCAGGGGTTCAGAAAAAAATCGAAGAAATGACCGCCGAACTTGCCGGCGCTATGGCCGCCACCTGTTCAGCGGATATCAGCCATATTGATTCCAGTGTACTTTGGGGGAAATAA